In Lates calcarifer isolate ASB-BC8 linkage group LG21, TLL_Latcal_v3, whole genome shotgun sequence, a single window of DNA contains:
- the LOC108890263 gene encoding gastrula zinc finger protein XlCGF8.2DB: MCCCRADQCSEVPWCLCTPIRRCRTPQALTEAILTSAPLMATAQPLPGFTSVPVHLHLKTQDAAAAVSQNPLQSALTANTQENLSPQTNTAADGEQGSEETSPVASSDLTSEPQETVTKLSEDKPEDESAGLAGGNSQERNRRRKEKHQQKRVFCEKCDKGFHYRHQLRQHMSCHDKPFSCERCDKRFRREEALQTHLQAHNSKERKLWPCSRCDKQFRLQEKLEAHLLRHDGQKKTFTCSVCGKTYGRMHLLKRHEAVHTGVRPFVCDTCGKGFITRSVLQEHQSIHSGEKPFTCATCGKNFRTSAHLFSHRRVHSDERPFRCSDCGKTFKLKRALVQHQVVHTGGETPPLPDVRDRIWSQEQSPEAPASPHR, from the exons ATGTGCTGCTGCAGGGCGGATCAGTGCTCG GAAGTCCCGTGGTGTCTCTGTACACCAATCAGACGGTGTCGGACCCCGCAGGCGCTGACGGAGGCCATCCTGACCTCAGCTCCTCTGATGGCGACCGCTCAGCCGCTGCCCGGCTTCACCTCTGTACCCGTTCACCTCCACCTGAAGACTCAGGACGCTGCTGCTGCCGTTTCCCAGAATCCTCTGCAGTCTGCGCTGACAGCGAACACTCAGGAGAACCTCAGTCCTCAAACCAACACGGCTGCCGATGGAGAACAGGGATCAGAGGAAACCTCACCTGTGGCCTCATCAGACCTCACCTCTGAACCCCAG gaaaCTGTGACCAAACTCAGTGAAGACAAACCTGAAGACGAGTCGGCAG gCCTTGCAGGAGGTAACAGCcaggagagaaacaggaggaggaaggagaagcaTCAACAGAAACGAGTCTTCTGCGAGAAATGCGACAAAGGTTTCCACTACCGCCACCAGCTGAGGCAGCACATGAGCTGTCACGACAAACCGTTCTCCTGCGAACGCTGCGACAAACGTTTCCGCCGGGAGGAGGCGCTGCAGACTCACCTGCAGGCGCACAACTCGAAGGAGAGGAAACTGTGGCCGTGCAGCCGCTGCGACAAACAGTTCAGACTCCAGGAGAAACTCGAGGCGCACCTGCTTCGCCACGACGGGCAGAAGAAAACCTTCACCTGCTCCGTCTGTGGGAAAACGTACGGGAGGATGCACCTGCTGAAACGACACGAGGCCGTCCACACCGGCGTCCGCCCGTTCGTCTGCGACACCTGCGGGAAGGGATTTATCACCAGGAGCGTCCTCCAGGAGCACCAGTCCATCCACAGTGGGGAGAAACCCTTCACCTGCGCCACCTGCGGGAAGAACTTCAGGACGTCCGCTCACCTGTTCTCTCACAGGAGGGTGCACTCAGACGAGCGGCCGTTCAGGTGCTCTGACTGCGGGAAGACGTTCAAGCTGAAACGAGCGCTGGTGCAGCATCAGGTCGTCCACACAGGGGGAGAAACCCCACCTCTGCCAGATGTGCGGGATCGGATTTGGTCTCAAGAACAATCTCCGGAGGCACCTGCGAGtccacacaggtga